In Aspergillus nidulans FGSC A4 chromosome II, the genomic stretch TGCATGGAGCGACGGCTGCAGCATCGAGCAACAGTCAGCTGAAAGTCGACTGCGGGCGACTCTTGAGCGACAGAGTGAGCCAGTGTCTTCTTGATACAAGTTCAGTGCACGAGTTGCTATTTTAATACCCTTCCCGGGCGGGGACtatcttctgtttctgttaTAGGACACGATGAGTATATAATCAGATCTTGCGGCCAAGTTTGCTTTAGCGATACTGTTGATTAGCGATATTTTTATTGAGATCTATGAATGTTTCCACCTCTCATGAGATCTCCATGACACGATGCTTATCATTTTATGAAATAACCGACTTTCACCTTTTAACTCCGTCACTCATGTATATCAACCCTCAATCTCCCCTATCAGCGTCTTAGCAAAACCCTCAAACTGCCCATACGACCAGCATTCCTTGTACCTCTCCACCAGCGGTCGCTCGTCAACAAAAtcctgccctttctcctcttccactTTGTTCCGTTCccgatcttcatcctcatcatcgctttCCTCCTGACTCTTCCCCTCTACCAAAGCGCCAAACTGCACATCAACAGGAACCTTCCCCAGAAACCTTACTCCCATCTCCCGCGCCATCACCTCCCCACCCCCACTCGAAAACAGATTACTCACCTCCCCGCAACACGGACACGTGTAACCGGACATGTTTTCTATAACACCCAAAGTAGGTATATTCGTCTTGACGCAGAAATTCACCTCCTTGCGCACGTCCGAAGTCGCGATTGCTTGGGGTGTTGTGACGAGGACGGCGCCTGTGAGGCGGGGGAGCGCACCGACACCGGTAGAAGATGGGCTCGTGGTTGACAATTTCAGCAGTTCCTCTGCAAGCGCAATATGCTCGTCGCTTGTCCCTGGCGGCGTGTCGACAAGCAGGTAATCGGTGTCACCCCAGTAGACATCTGTAAGGAATTGTCGGATCATTGCTGTCTTCTTGGGTCCGCGCCAGATAACAGCGTCACCGCGGTCGCGGAGGAGAAAGCCGAGCGACATGCAACGGAGGCTTCCTCTTGGCTTTGCACGTTCTACGTCCTTATTCTCATCTCCACCATCGTCTGAAAGCGCAACCGCAGCATCGTTACCTGAAGCTGTTTGGGCCTCAGCTTCATGTACTGGTACAGGAACCCACCCGTTCGAGGATTGTGTGATCTTTGCGCCTTCAAGACCGACGAGACGTGGGATAGAGGGCCCTGTTaggtcgatgtcgaggacTCCAACAGATTTGCCTTGTAAGGTGAGAGCTAGGGCGAGCTGGAGGGTGACTGACGACTTGCCAACTCCCCCTTTACCAGAGAGGATCTGCAATTAACTCATGGGTAAGTGTATGCTCATTGTTCAAGGGAAAGGCTCATGGGGGGGGAGGGTTCTCGGCGATTGTTATCGATAAGGCGAAGAGGGGTCGGAAAAATTCTCTTTGCAAGCCCTCTGTTGCAATGGAGTTGTCATAGGTTTGTACGTACGAGAATTATGTTCTTG encodes the following:
- a CDS encoding Mrp/NBP35 family ATP-binding protein (transcript_id=CADANIAT00004278) yields the protein MPLEGIKNIILILSGKGGVGKSSVTLQLALALTLQGKSVGVLDIDLTGPSIPRLVGLEGAKITQSSNGWVPVPVHEAEAQTASGNDAAVALSDDGGDENKDVERAKPRGSLRCMSLGFLLRDRGDAVIWRGPKKTAMIRQFLTDVYWGDTDYLLVDTPPGTSDEHIALAEELLKLSTTSPSSTGVGALPRLTGAVLVTTPQAIATSDVRKEVNFCVKTNIPTLGVIENMSGYTCPCCGEVSNLFSSGGGEVMAREMGVRFLGKVPVDVQFGALVEGKSQEESDDEDEDRERNKVEEEKGQDFVDERPLVERYKECWSYGQFEGFAKTLIGEIEG